Genomic window (Culex pipiens pallens isolate TS chromosome 3, TS_CPP_V2, whole genome shotgun sequence):
TATGTCTCTGTTCCCGAAACTTGCCAAACTACTCAAGATCGGCATGGTTTCCAAGTCTGTGGAAAAGTTTTTCACCAAACTTATGGTGGAAGCAATACAGTATCGCGAGAAGAACGGAATTCAACGCGTTGACTACCTCGAACATCTTATTAGCCTACGAAACAAAAAGGAAATTTCTGATCTGGACATGGCAGCCCACGGTGTAACCTTTTTCATTGATGGATTTGAAACGTCCAGTGTAGCGATGTCTTTTATATTGTACGAATTGGCCAAGAATCCCGACGTCCAAGAACGACTTCGCAACGAACTTCTCAACGCGTCCACCGACCAAGGCACGATTACCTACGATTCACTATTAGAACTACCCTACTTGGACCAAGTCATCAATGAATCTCTACGTCTGTGGCCTCCGGCAGCGTTCCTTTCCAAAAAGTGCACCGAACCCATCGAGCTGAACCTGACTTCGACGGAGAAAAAACTCGTCGAAACCGACGTTTGTGCGATTATACCAGTTTGGTCGATTCATCGTGATCCTGAACATTTCGAAGATCCAGCAACGTTCAATCCGGATCGATTTAGTCCGGAACGGGGTGGTGCTAGCCCGTATCGTGAGAAAGGATGCTTCATGCCGTTTGGTGATGGTCCACGCCAGTGTCTTGGAATGAGATTCGCTAAGATGCAGGTGAAGCGAGgtgtttatgaaattttgaagcactttgAGCTGACGGTTGATCCTAAAACAGTCGAACCGTTGCAACTGGATCCGAAGCAGTTTCTTACTATGGCGCTTGGTGGTATTTGGTTGAACTTCAAGCCTATTGCCTTGTGATCAAtgtaaaaagaaacaggaaggaataataaagatttttttaatattatgataaataccgtaatctggggtgaatcgggactacagtctaaatagggacagctgtttttagagcacttaaagcttttaaatttggaaatggatgtacacattttgttggcctgagtatgttctaaccgaaaccaaccagaaaaatcaaaatattgtgctccaacatggttaaaactgctgtcccaattcgccccatgtgtcccgattgaccccagtttacggtaattcAAATTTGTCATCATTATGTTTTAACtgaatccacctatgtggttatAGCCTTCCTCACTCCTTACCAATAAacgtacacaaaaaaaaccagaaatgagttaaatttaacattaaacTCATAAGTTCTGTCATTATaagttacttgactgtaaatatttttgggaaatgtcattttatgtgaaattttatgttcttttcaaatctgcaataacctaaaaaggtaatttcttttttgaaccatttttttttatttttgtgttggttctttttttgtgacccCTCCCCAGAAcggtccattccccagaaatataGGACCTTGGAAAACATGTTATGtttcccatttggcataatgctaTTTAGCATAACGCCGTTTGTCATAACGTTATGTGGCATAATGGTCAATTGGCATAATGATATTTGATTTTCAACATTAATTCAATATTAGAATCACTTTAAAGAAGACTTCgtgacttgtgataactgccGATACTAATTGTCATTTTCCTTCTTTAAGAAGGGAAAAACTCACTTTACTATGGATAACTGCTGaaggaaaattcaacttgtgtcaaATCAATAGAGTTTTCccttttttaaagaagggaaaattcaacttttgtcagcaattatcacaagtcaagagagttttccctttCTTTACAgaacaaaaactcaacttttaaagggaaaattcaacttttgtcagcaattatcacaagtcaagagagttttcccttctttaaaaaaggagaaaattcaaattttgtcagcagttatcacaataaAGGCGGAATCTAAACACTTCACGTTTTAAAACTGATCAAtttaagatttccaaaaaatgtccaAGTGGTTTACGAATGGCCCctttgcagttttattttttgagtgtaacaTTGTTCTGGAAAGTTGTAGATTTATAAACATAAGAGGATTGCTTGTAACCATAACTAGATATCgcgattttcataaaaaaaaaagtttcaaaaacttgGAAACTGCCCCGAAACTCCCGCAATATTATTCCATtctgttacatcctaatgtgtACGGACTCcattaaattttcgaaattttgtcaaaacgttgcgttattcaattttttcaattcattttatttaccgaaataacaattttacaacttgtgtgaatggctggttcatagagatttggtgttccttgcaactatttccttttcattaaccgcttggtaacagaagattcttcaaatgcaattaaacaaaacaaaggggaaatttggccaaaaaacctAGTGAGTACGTTGCGTCATTCCTTACACCATTATTTATCACTTTAGAAGTTGATATTAATTTCTTCGATGATCTGAAAAAGCACCCCATTTCCAAAGTCATATAATAATGAATACTTTATTGCACAATCAGAAGTTTTCTCGCAATTGTATTTTTTCTCTATGGATTCATAAAATATGGCCATTATAAAACCTAccaatacaaaattattgttactcCATATCACAAGGGCTGAAAGATTTTGATAGAttatattattctcaatattgctatctaaaaaaaataccagcGGTAGTGATAAGCATTTATGGGCaatgagcaaaaaaataataatatgatGAAATGCTCGAAAggattcccaaaaaaaacatagttaaatCTTTATTCGATTGATCTTGTCACTTATAAATTCAGAGACTATTTTTtaatgtagggtagggtagtcatcaatgagacacttttggtttttaacttttaacgatttttgtatttttttcatcagcatgttttgatgagctttttgttgcattttctttcttttaatgtgttctaacattgaccaaaatatgagatcgatctg
Coding sequences:
- the LOC120423455 gene encoding probable cytochrome P450 28d1; the encoded protein is MLLTITLVVSAVAALYVYLTWHFRYWKKRNVPGPSPHPLFGNFPSFILRSHPIAVEMDNVYREYKSKYNFVGVFSTRSPRIFVTSAELAKSILIKDFKNFHDNEFAGMTDKDLDPILGRNPFMLNGDEWKAKRAEVTPAFTTSRMKSLFSIVEDVGSRMTKYIRQNKNTPLESKELAAKFTTDVVSSCIFDTDAQSFTNEKSEISEQGRKMFESSFLFVIVMIFMSLFPKLAKLLKIGMVSKSVEKFFTKLMVEAIQYREKNGIQRVDYLEHLISLRNKKEISDLDMAAHGVTFFIDGFETSSVAMSFILYELAKNPDVQERLRNELLNASTDQGTITYDSLLELPYLDQVINESLRLWPPAAFLSKKCTEPIELNLTSTEKKLVETDVCAIIPVWSIHRDPEHFEDPATFNPDRFSPERGGASPYREKGCFMPFGDGPRQCLGMRFAKMQVKRGVYEILKHFELTVDPKTVEPLQLDPKQFLTMALGGIWLNFKPIAL